CGACGACGCCCGGTGACCCCGTGACGGGATACCTAACCAAGTGGGTACACCGGATTCTTACCCGCAAGTCTATGTACACATGTCGGCACGCCAACGGCCGACGTATACGATGCCTGAATGTAACCACTGCGGCGCACACGTCTCGGACCAGTTCGCCCGCGTATTCGCCGACGAGACCGGCTCCATCAGGGCGTGCCCGAACTGCTCGGCGAACGCTGGCATCGCCGAGGTGTCGAGACAGCGCGCCCACCAAGTGTGAGGCCCTCTGGGCCGCCCGTACAGCGCGATGACCACCACGCGGAGCCCCCACCACCACGTCTACGTCTTGCGGTGCAGTGACGACACGTTTTACACCGGCTACACCACCGACGTCGAGCGGCGCGTCGGCGAACACGACGCCGGCGAGGGCGCGAAGTACACCCGCGGCCGGACCCCAGTCGAACTCGTCCACGTCGAGTCCTACGAGAGCCGCTCTGCGGCCATGCGCCGGGAGTACGAGATAAAACAGCTCTCCCGGGCCCAGAAGGAGCGACTGGTCGAGTCGTAACCGCGAGGTTTTTTCCACCTCGCGGGTGTTGCTTCGCCTACCAATGGCTCACGACACCCACGCAGACGACGCTGCCGCTATCGAGTTCGGCACCGACGGCTGGCGCGCGACGCTCGATCTCTTTACCGAACCCCGGGTTCGGATGGTCGGGCAGGCCGCTGCATCGTATCTCCGCGACGAGGGCGAGACCGGCCCGGTCCTCGTCGGCTACGACGCCCGGGACACCTCCCGGGGATTCGCCGAGGCGCTCGCGGACGTCCTGACCGCGAACGGCTTCGACGTCACGCTCCCCACGCGGGACACGCCCACGCCGGTCGTCGCCTGGACGGCCCGCAACGAGGGGTACGCCGCCGCCCTCCAGATCACCGCGAGTCACAACCCCCCCGAGTACAACGGCGTGAAGTTCCTCGCCGGCGACGGCGCGCCGACGCTCCCCGAGGTCACCGAGCAGATCGAAGCGAACCTCGCCGAACCCGACTCGCTCCCCGAGGACGAGCACGGCACGGTCACCGAGACGGACCTCATCGAACCCTACCTCGACCACGCGCTGGAGTACGCCGACGCCGACCTCGAGGGCCTCACCGTCGCACACGACGCGATGCACGGCAGCGGCCGCGGGGTCACCGACGAACTGCTGCGCCGGGCCGGCGCCGAGACGGTGACGCTACGCGACGAGCTCGACCCCGAGTTCGGTGGCGGCGCGCCCGAACCGGAGGCCGAGAACGTCGAGGAACTCATCGAGCTGGTCGCCAGCGGCGAGGCGAGCGTCGGGTTCGTCAACGACGGCGACTCCGACCGCATCGGCGTCGTCACGCCCGAGCGGGGCTTCCTCGACCCGAACCTCTTCCTCGCCGCGATGTACGACTTCCTGCTCGAGTCCCGCACTGGCCCCGTGGTCCGGACCGTCTCGACCTCGAGCATCGTCGACCGGGTCGCCGAGGCCCACGACGAGGAGGTCTTCGAGACCGCGGTCGGGTTCAAGTGGGTCGCACAGGCGCTTGCCGAACACGACGCGCTGTTCGGCGGCGAGGAGTCCGGCGGCTTCGGGCTGACCGACCACGTCCGGAACAAGGACGGCGTCCTCCTCTCGCTGCTGGCCGCCGCGGCCGAACACGAGGAGTCGCTGGACGCCCGCGTGGACCGACTCCTCGCCGAACACGGCGAGATTCACCAGGGTCGCATCAGCGTCGATTGCCCGGACGACCGCAAGGACCCGGTGCTCGGTGCCCTGGAAGAGCAGATTCCCGACTCGGTGGCCGGCGAACCCGTCGACGGCGTCAACACCATCGACGGCTTCAAGCTCCGGCTCGAGGACGGGACCTGGCTCCTTGTCCGTCCGTCTGGCACCGAACCGAAGCTCCGGGTGTACGCCGAAGCGGGGAGCACCGACCGCGTCGAGGAGCTGCTCGCCAGCGGCCGCGAACTGGTCGAACCCCTCGTTTAAGCCCCGAGCGAGCGTAGGTCCGGTATGGACCCCGACGTCGAGTTCGCCTACACCTACGGGATGGAGGAATCGGAGGTCGCGGACTGCCTCACGGAGCGCCATCACGGCGTCCTCTCGCTGGCCGAGGGCGACGAGGCCTACGCGTTCCCCGTCTTCCACCACTACGAGGACGGCTCGCTGTACTTCCGGCTCGGCGTGACACCCGACAGCGAGAAGCGGGCCTTCCTCGACTCGACGGCGACGGCGACCTACGTCGCCTACGCGACCGAACCGACGGCCGACCCGGAGGAGAACACCGGCTGGAGCGTCGTCGCCCGTGGCCCTATCCAGGAGGTCCCCCACGACGACCCGACCTACGAGGCCGTCGAGATCAACGACCGCTACGCGCCCATCCGCATCTTCGACGAGAGCCTCGACGACGTC
This DNA window, taken from Haloarcula ordinaria, encodes the following:
- a CDS encoding DUF7563 family protein, encoding MPECNHCGAHVSDQFARVFADETGSIRACPNCSANAGIAEVSRQRAHQV
- a CDS encoding GIY-YIG nuclease family protein; its protein translation is MTTTRSPHHHVYVLRCSDDTFYTGYTTDVERRVGEHDAGEGAKYTRGRTPVELVHVESYESRSAAMRREYEIKQLSRAQKERLVES
- a CDS encoding phosphoglucomutase/phosphomannomutase family protein; translation: MAHDTHADDAAAIEFGTDGWRATLDLFTEPRVRMVGQAAASYLRDEGETGPVLVGYDARDTSRGFAEALADVLTANGFDVTLPTRDTPTPVVAWTARNEGYAAALQITASHNPPEYNGVKFLAGDGAPTLPEVTEQIEANLAEPDSLPEDEHGTVTETDLIEPYLDHALEYADADLEGLTVAHDAMHGSGRGVTDELLRRAGAETVTLRDELDPEFGGGAPEPEAENVEELIELVASGEASVGFVNDGDSDRIGVVTPERGFLDPNLFLAAMYDFLLESRTGPVVRTVSTSSIVDRVAEAHDEEVFETAVGFKWVAQALAEHDALFGGEESGGFGLTDHVRNKDGVLLSLLAAAAEHEESLDARVDRLLAEHGEIHQGRISVDCPDDRKDPVLGALEEQIPDSVAGEPVDGVNTIDGFKLRLEDGTWLLVRPSGTEPKLRVYAEAGSTDRVEELLASGRELVEPLV
- a CDS encoding pyridoxamine 5'-phosphate oxidase family protein, whose translation is MDPDVEFAYTYGMEESEVADCLTERHHGVLSLAEGDEAYAFPVFHHYEDGSLYFRLGVTPDSEKRAFLDSTATATYVAYATEPTADPEENTGWSVVARGPIQEVPHDDPTYEAVEINDRYAPIRIFDESLDDVDVTLYELRIEELTGRQN